Proteins from a genomic interval of Medicago truncatula cultivar Jemalong A17 chromosome 3, MtrunA17r5.0-ANR, whole genome shotgun sequence:
- the LOC25490298 gene encoding uncharacterized protein, producing MMYLLTAKPSLRPQFILSSSLSSSSSTSTSRFSFRTRSPSSIAFSRNSNHKGALSFRIQASKNDAGESKSPNGTLSKSRREILLEYVKTVQPEFMELFVKRAPPPVVDAMRQTVTNMIGTLPPQFFSITIATVAENLAQLMYSVMMTGYMFRNAQYRLELQESLEQVALPDVQDKKDIPDYAPGTQKNVSGEVIRWNNISGPERMDAKKYIEILEAEIEELNRQVGRQSSNAQNELLEYLKSLEPRNLKDLTSSAGEDVVLAMNTFIKRLLAVADPTQMKTSVTETSASELGKLLYWLMVVGYSIRNIEVRYDMERVLGTTAKLAELPPGENV from the exons ATGATGTATTTGTTGACTGCGAAACCCTCACTCAGACCTCAATTCATACTATCATCTtctctttcctcttcttcttcaacttctACTTCTCGATTCTCTTTCCGAACTCGTTCACCTTCATCAATTGCTTTTTCCAGAAATTCAAACCATAAAGGAGCACTTTCTTTCAGAATTCAAGCATCCAAAAATGATGCGGGTGAATCCAAATCCCCTAACGGCACTCTG TCAAAGAGCAGGAGAGAAATCTTACTGGAATATGTCAAGACCGTGCAGCCCGAATTTATGGAATTGTTTGTAAAAAGAGCACCTCCACCG GTTGTGGATGCTATGCGACAGACAGTGACAAATATGATTGGAACACTGCcccctcaatttttttctataacaaTTGCCACG gtAGCCGAGAACCTTGCCCAGCTTATGTACAGTGTCATGATGACTGGATACATGTTTAGAAATGCACAATACCGTTTGGAACTGCAAGAAAGTTTGGAACAAGTTGCCCTTCCGGATGTGCAAGATAAAAAG GATATTCCAGACTATGCACCTGGGACACAAAAGAATGTTTCAGGTGAAGTCATTAGGTGGAACAACATTTCTGGACCTGAGAGAATGGATGCTAAAAAGTACATTGAAATACTTGAAGCGGAGATTGAGGAGTTAAATCGTCAAGTTGGAAGACAGTCTAGCAATGCACAAAATGAACTGTTGGAATACCTGAAATCTCTTGAGCCTCGGAATTTGAAG GATTTAACTAGTAGTGCCGGAGAGGATGTTGTGCTTGCGATGAATACATTTATAAAGCGCCTACTGGCTGTTGCAGATCCTACTCAAATGAAG ACTAGCGTGACCGAGACTAGTGCTTCCGAACTTGGAAAACTGCTTTATTGGTTGATGGTGGTTGGGTACAGCATTCGCAACATTGAAGTTCGTTATGACATGGAAAGAGTACTCGGAACTACTGCAAAGCTGGCTGAATTGCCGCCAGGTGAGAATGTTTAA